DNA sequence from the Podospora pseudocomata strain CBS 415.72m chromosome 2 map unlocalized CBS415.72m_2.2, whole genome shotgun sequence genome:
AGCTTTAAAAAAAACCCgtcagaaaagaaaagaaaaacgcaACCAAGGTATCTCTAAACCGCCCACACCCGTGGtatccatcccccctcacTTTTTCATCCCCTAAGAAAGAGTTTCTCATGTCTTCGTTTCAAACAGATATTACCCTGGTATCACTTTAGACACCCCTAAACATCCTCACAATCAAGAACCACAACGCGCCAATAAACTTGAACGCACTCAAACCAGCCACACtccacaacaccacctgcAGGTAAATGTTGGCCTTGTGGGCCTTGGACTCCTCCTCGGTTCTCCCCGAATCGTCCTCCACAACTCTGTCCAGACCGCCCGTGCTCAGCACGACAGCGACCAGGGCAAAgttcatcaacatccaaaTCAACACGACCACCGTCCTGACGCCTCTGTAGTAATCCAtctgcttctcctcgagcTGAGCCGGTGTTGGggccttgacctccttgacGGGCTTGCGGCTAAAGACTTGCATTTCCCTCTCGTACTGCGCGTTGAGATCGCCCTCATCAGGCAAATCAGTCTTACCCTGGCCGTCCTTGGTGCTGACTGTGGGCAAAGCATCCGGCTTGTCGTCACCCTTGGTACCCCACGAGATGTCATGCGTGTTGCAAAAGGCGTACACGTTCAGGACATTGGTGTAGGTGGGGGAGAGCAACATATACTGAATCAACGAGGTGAACATGTGCCAGGGGTCGAACATCATGAGCGAGGCGATGAACCAAAGACCGTACGTCGACAGAACCGAGATGATCAACGTGTAGAAGACCTGGTTCTTGAACAAAGAATCGATGCTGAAGTTGTTAACTTGCAGATCTTGAATGATGGCGTCGACGGCGATGTATACGGCTGCAAACATGAGatagatgaagatgatggcccaGAAAATAACCATGGCCATGTAATATCTCCCGGAACCAGCTGGCCTGTTGCCCATCGCCAAGACGAAGCATGTCATGAGCGATACGCCGTACAGCCAGAGGAACACCACACCCAAGATTTCGCCCACTTTACCCAATAGTTTTTCGTCTCCCAAACTTGTCGTCAGGATCTTGAAAACCAAAAAGAAGTTGCCGATAGCGAACCAAGCGAAGatcatgttgatggtgttgaagatgaaTTCgataaagaagaagaatttgCGGAAAATAGAGTGATCGGACCGGAAGAACTGATGGAAGTGGACAATGGCGTAGATGGCAGCGAAGAAAGAACCGTTAAGCCAGCGACGACGCTGGAGAATCAACTCGGTAACCGTGTCTGGCACATCAGTTTCGCCCGTGGCCGACTTGACATACTGAAGAATCCAGTGGCAGTTCCGCTTGGTGACAAGCTCGAAGCACAGAATACGATCTTCGGCGAGGTACATGTTGGCTGTGAAAATACCAGCATCACCGCCGTGCAGTTTCTCACCAGCAAAGTACTTCTCCAACGGCCCCTGACCGTTCTTGTCGTTTTGCAGCGCAACGTACCGGTAAGCCGAGAAGGCACCGGGCAAGACGGAAATGAAACCAAAGGCAGATTCGAGAGGCTTGTCCAATATGTTACTCATCTTGTACTCGAAGTTTTGCGTGGCCACCAGTGGGTTGATCAAGTTCTTTCCACCCTTGCCTACAAGCGATGGTTAGCTACTTATCATGGGAAAGGCATGCGTAAATTGATAGAACCCACCTAGCATAGCCTTGATCTCGCCGCAAG
Encoded proteins:
- the CHS2_2 gene encoding chitin synthase I (EggNog:ENOG503NUPC; CAZy:GT2_Chitin_synth; COG:M) codes for the protein MAYNRLNDDYYESHPMETRNPRRSPSPAHPMQSGYQLDDAPYGHSHLDMPSAGPGRFSPGDSLQMQTAQSVDNLGGYGVNPEAHHDAYYNQPYEPTPMQGQGYDGGGGYFPEDDRRPMLTHNDSQVGQNDPYHDKQQAPKNQNAIKRWKTVKQVLLYRGNLVLDCPIPPKLLNQLPHGERDEFTHMRYTAATCDPSDFYNENFTLRQKLFSKPRHTELFIVVTMYNEDEILFARTMIGVFKNVEYMCKRTESKTWGKDAWKKIVVCVVSDGRAKINPRTRALLAGMGVYQEGIAKQQVNNKDVTAHIYEYTTQVGMAIKNDVVQLIPKQQPVQMLFCLKEKNQKKINSHRWFFDAFGKVLDPNICVLIDAGTKPGGSSIYQLWKAFDLEPMCGGACGEIKAMLGKGGKNLINPLVATQNFEYKMSNILDKPLESAFGFISVLPGAFSAYRYVALQNDKNGQGPLEKYFAGEKLHGGDAGIFTANMYLAEDRILCFELVTKRNCHWILQYVKSATGETDVPDTVTELILQRRRWLNGSFFAAIYAIVHFHQFFRSDHSIFRKFFFFIEFIFNTINMIFAWFAIGNFFLVFKILTTSLGDEKLLGKVGEILGVVFLWLYGVSLMTCFVLAMGNRPAGSGRYYMAMVIFWAIIFIYLMFAAVYIAVDAIIQDLQVNNFSIDSLFKNQVFYTLIISVLSTYGLWFIASLMMFDPWHMFTSLIQYMLLSPTYTNVLNVYAFCNTHDISWGTKGDDKPDALPTVSTKDGQGKTDLPDEGDLNAQYEREMQVFSRKPVKEVKAPTPAQLEEKQMDYYRGVRTVVVLIWMLMNFALVAVVLSTGGLDRVVEDDSGRTEEESKAHKANIYLQVVLWSVAGLSAFKFIGALWFLIVRMFRGV